One genomic segment of Rivularia sp. PCC 7116 includes these proteins:
- a CDS encoding cytochrome c peroxidase: protein MVIILAGNSVSAQLAPFGPLSSVTVPRPDNINNFIKDKTSAIALGKTLFWDMQVGSDGIQSCASCHFNAGADSRSKNQIQPGQNNSFDVASAPNYQLQPADYPFHQLENVDDRSSTVLRSVDDVTSSQGVFRSKFVDVEPGSAEDVTTPLNDTTFNVNGVNVRRVTKRNAPSVINAVFNFRNLYDGKAQNVFNGVNPSGLRDKRAFVLKAPTKRQLKDVRVRIKNASLASQALGPPLNSFEIGAENDEVIAPFLVNLDESEENVEVLTESGQLIEKGSAVEGVSAEESLELTKQNKQDSLKIQPIEQPKRRRRFKRFGRKLGKKLLAVTPLNKQVVASDDSVLGALSKSPTGLNKSYERMVKDAFRRKWWDSNLAIRINPKNGRRRFFRKPKNRPLKTNEYTLMEYNFGLFFGLAIQEYESTLISDQTPFDEFLGGNTSAMTADQIQGFQLFQRNGCIGCHAGSELTAASVNNVNIKGRIERDIFPPQPALDTGFFAIGVRPSGEDVGLAGKDEFDNSFSEATLALEGKFKKLLGEEPPFIPDSTSDIVATSAFKTPGLRNVELTAPYFHNGGQSTLEQVVDFYKRGGNFGGLRELNLTQDDKDKVVAFLKSLTDERVRNQQAPFDHPQLFIPNGHPNDENSVVVDSGASSNGVQQAQDNLLEIPAVGRNGGTPLAKFLE, encoded by the coding sequence TCATCAAAGACAAAACATCTGCGATCGCTTTGGGTAAAACCCTCTTTTGGGATATGCAGGTGGGTAGCGATGGTATCCAATCCTGTGCTAGCTGTCACTTTAATGCAGGTGCTGACAGCAGATCGAAGAACCAAATTCAGCCCGGTCAAAATAATAGTTTCGATGTCGCAAGCGCACCCAACTATCAATTACAACCTGCGGATTATCCATTTCATCAACTAGAAAACGTTGATGACCGTTCCTCTACGGTTTTGAGAAGTGTAGATGATGTTACAAGTTCTCAAGGCGTATTTAGGTCAAAGTTCGTTGATGTCGAACCCGGTAGCGCTGAGGACGTAACTACACCTCTGAACGATACAACCTTTAATGTTAATGGTGTAAATGTCCGCAGGGTAACAAAACGCAATGCTCCCAGTGTCATAAATGCGGTATTTAATTTCCGTAATTTGTACGATGGAAAAGCGCAAAATGTTTTTAATGGGGTAAATCCTTCAGGTTTGAGAGACAAAAGAGCTTTTGTTTTAAAAGCTCCGACTAAAAGACAACTTAAGGATGTCAGAGTCAGAATTAAGAATGCTTCTCTAGCTTCCCAAGCTTTGGGACCACCGCTAAATTCTTTTGAGATTGGTGCAGAAAATGATGAAGTTATCGCACCATTTTTGGTTAATCTTGATGAATCCGAAGAGAATGTTGAAGTACTCACTGAAAGCGGACAGCTGATTGAAAAGGGTTCTGCTGTTGAAGGAGTATCTGCTGAAGAAAGTCTGGAATTAACCAAACAAAATAAACAAGATAGTCTCAAGATTCAACCGATAGAGCAGCCAAAGCGAAGAAGACGTTTTAAACGATTTGGTAGAAAGCTTGGTAAAAAATTACTGGCTGTTACTCCTTTAAATAAACAGGTTGTAGCAAGCGATGATAGCGTTTTGGGTGCTTTGAGTAAGTCTCCTACGGGGTTGAATAAGTCTTACGAACGCATGGTAAAAGATGCTTTCCGACGCAAGTGGTGGGACTCTAACTTAGCTATCAGAATTAATCCTAAAAACGGTAGACGCAGGTTTTTCCGCAAACCTAAAAATCGACCTTTGAAAACTAACGAATATACTTTGATGGAGTATAATTTCGGATTGTTTTTCGGGTTAGCAATCCAGGAATACGAATCTACCTTGATTTCCGACCAGACACCATTTGATGAATTCTTGGGTGGTAATACAAGTGCTATGACAGCAGACCAAATCCAAGGATTCCAATTATTCCAGCGTAATGGATGTATTGGTTGTCATGCTGGTTCGGAACTAACTGCTGCTTCGGTTAACAACGTTAACATTAAAGGACGTATCGAACGCGATATATTTCCTCCCCAACCAGCACTAGACACCGGCTTTTTTGCCATTGGTGTGAGACCATCGGGAGAAGATGTTGGTCTTGCTGGTAAAGATGAGTTTGATAATTCATTTTCCGAAGCAACTCTTGCTTTAGAGGGTAAATTTAAAAAATTATTAGGTGAAGAACCACCTTTTATTCCCGATTCGACCAGTGATATAGTTGCAACTAGTGCATTTAAAACACCGGGATTGCGTAACGTAGAATTAACTGCTCCCTATTTCCACAATGGCGGACAATCAACATTAGAGCAAGTAGTTGATTTTTATAAGCGAGGTGGAAATTTTGGTGGATTGCGGGAATTGAATTTAACTCAAGATGATAAAGACAAAGTAGTTGCATTTCTCAAAAGTCTTACAGACGAAAGAGTTCGCAATCAACAAGCACCTTTCGACCATCCACAGTTATTTATTCCTAACGGACATCCCAACGATGAAAACTCTGTAGTTGTGGATTCGGGTGCATCATCTAATGGTGTTCAACAAG